The following proteins are co-located in the Streptomyces sp. DT2A-34 genome:
- a CDS encoding ATP-binding protein has product MKGELGPGAVGAGRDIKGRVSTEVVGLPPDAVAGAGAVTAGRDINAPVTVSIGVGAFARVTDAIVDPTPLLNDLDLGHFTGRGWLIERIDDAISQRDKGYVLVLSEAGIGKTSLSAHLARTRSWPQHFSAFAAGGHPETARKNLAAQLVHRWQLEDRLCPGGLLPEGAERPDWLVKVLHAAAAERDRVAPTTPLVLLVDGLDEAEPPARGSDTGIPLGLPRPQHLPRGVHIVATSRFGVNLSNLRAQTDVLEIHVDGPENRSDLLAYLRIRVGETGTSLYDALRAHRVPADRFVDSLAERCGGVWIYARYVLDEIAQGTRSPDEVGRLPDGLAGYYEEQIGRWRETADWDGVGEPVLAALAAAQAPADPDVLAHIAGVDQRPARRWLDRAFRPFLSRESGRYSIRHQSLRDLFETGSDDELDAGLRQELNEALERAHCRLVDTQMASDDDWSDVGGYGRFWLPRHASACGRLDELVGKPGFLLTVEPPALLRHRRDLTTVTGRRALGAYELALYDWRREPSEERRRWWLHVHARRNRSAELAEACAAGQSWPWRLRAAW; this is encoded by the coding sequence GTGAAGGGCGAGCTCGGCCCCGGCGCGGTCGGCGCGGGCCGGGACATCAAGGGCAGGGTGTCGACGGAGGTCGTCGGGCTGCCCCCGGACGCGGTGGCGGGCGCGGGAGCGGTGACCGCCGGGCGGGACATCAACGCGCCGGTGACGGTGTCGATCGGGGTGGGCGCGTTCGCGCGGGTGACGGACGCGATCGTCGATCCGACGCCGTTGCTGAACGACCTCGACCTGGGCCACTTCACCGGTCGCGGCTGGCTCATCGAGCGGATCGACGACGCGATCTCGCAGCGGGACAAGGGATATGTGCTCGTCCTGTCCGAGGCGGGGATCGGCAAGACCAGTCTCAGTGCCCATCTGGCGCGGACCAGGAGCTGGCCGCAGCACTTCAGCGCCTTCGCCGCCGGAGGCCACCCGGAGACCGCCCGCAAGAATCTCGCCGCCCAGCTCGTGCACCGGTGGCAGCTGGAGGACAGGCTGTGCCCCGGCGGGCTGCTGCCCGAAGGCGCGGAGCGCCCGGACTGGTTGGTGAAGGTGCTGCACGCGGCCGCGGCCGAGCGGGACCGCGTGGCGCCGACGACGCCGCTGGTGCTGCTGGTCGACGGCCTCGACGAGGCCGAACCGCCGGCGCGCGGCAGCGACACGGGCATCCCGCTCGGGCTGCCGAGACCCCAGCATCTGCCGCGCGGGGTGCACATCGTGGCGACCAGCAGGTTCGGAGTGAACCTGTCGAACCTCCGGGCGCAGACCGACGTCCTGGAGATCCACGTGGACGGTCCGGAGAACCGCAGCGACCTGCTGGCGTACCTGAGGATCCGGGTCGGTGAGACCGGCACCAGCCTGTACGACGCCCTCCGCGCCCACCGGGTGCCGGCCGACCGGTTCGTGGACTCCCTGGCCGAACGCTGCGGCGGGGTGTGGATCTACGCGCGATACGTGCTCGACGAGATCGCCCAGGGAACCCGGTCGCCGGACGAGGTCGGCCGGCTGCCCGACGGGCTCGCCGGGTACTACGAGGAACAGATCGGCCGATGGCGGGAAACCGCCGACTGGGACGGCGTGGGCGAACCGGTGCTCGCGGCGCTGGCCGCCGCGCAGGCACCCGCCGATCCGGACGTCCTCGCCCACATCGCCGGAGTCGACCAGCGGCCCGCGCGCCGGTGGCTGGACCGGGCGTTCCGGCCCTTCCTGAGCCGGGAAAGCGGCCGGTACTCGATCCGCCACCAGAGCCTGCGGGATCTTTTCGAGACCGGGTCCGACGACGAACTGGACGCGGGCCTGCGCCAGGAGTTGAACGAGGCGCTGGAGAGGGCGCACTGCCGCCTTGTCGACACGCAGATGGCCTCCGACGACGACTGGTCGGACGTCGGCGGCTACGGCCGGTTCTGGCTTCCGCGGCACGCGTCCGCGTGCGGGCGGCTGGACGAACTCGTCGGGAAACCAGGGTTTTTGCTGACGGTCGAGCCACCGGCGCTGCTGCGGCACCGCCGGGATCTCACCACCGTGACCGGCCGCCGGGCGCTCGGCGCGTACGAGCTGGCGCTGTACGACTGGCGACGGGAACCGAGCGAGGAGCGCCGGCGGTGGTGGCTGCACGTCCACGCCCGCCGCAACC